TCTGATGCTTGACGTCGAACTCGCGCACGAAGTCGGCCATGTTGCCCACGCGTGCGCCGCGAAACGCGTAGATGCTCTGGTCATCGTCGCCCACGGCAATCACGCTGCCGCTGGTGCGCAGTTGGCCGCCGACCGTGTCGCCCGCCATCTGCTTGAGCCATGCGTACTGCAGGCGATTGGTGTCCTGAAACTCATCGACCAGAATGTGCTGGAAGCGGCGCTGGTAATGCTCACGCACGGGATCGTTGTCGCGCAGCAGTTCGAACGAACGCAGCATCAGCTCACCGAAATCCACCACGCCTTCGCGCTGGCATTGGTCTTCATAGAACTGATAGAGCTCGACCTTCTTGCGGCTGTCGACATCATGCGTGGGCACGTCGCCGGGGCGCATGCCCTCTTCCTTGCAGTTGGCGATGAAGTACACCAGTTGCTTGGGCGGAAAGCGCTCCTCGTCCACATTGAGCTGCTTGCACAGGCGCTTGACGGCCGAGAGCTGATCCTGCATGTCGAGGATCTGAAAACTCTGCGGCAGACCCGCCAGTTTGTGGTGCGCGCGCAGGAGGCGATTGCACAACCCGTGGAAGGTGCCGATCCACATGCCGCGCACGTTCACCGGCAGCATGGCCGACAGACGCGCGATCATTTCCTTGGCGGCCTTGTTCGTGAAGGTCACGGCCAGAATGCCGCCCGGTGTGGCATAGCCGTTTTGCAGCAGCCAGGCGATGCGCGTGGTGAGCACGCGGGTCTTGCCCGATCCGGCACCGGCCAGAATCAGCGCATGCCCCTGCGGCAACGTGACCGCCGCCAGTTGCTCATCATTGAGCCCTTGCAGAAGCGGCGACGACGCTACGCGGGCACCGTCCTGCGATTCGTTGAAAAGGCCTGCGGGCGGCGCGGAAAACATGTCTTGTGGAACCATGCCTCCATTGTAGAAAGCTCCATGAGGCTCCCGCTTTTCAGGGACAAGAACGCGCGGCAATAGCCCTGCGCTCATGTGCGACATTCCAACGCCGCACAAATCCATCTAGAATCAATCACCGGGCCCAAGATTTCTTGGCCCGGTTTTTTGTGCCCGCACGAAACGTGTCGCGTGTCACAAATACCGGTTGCCAGACCAAGCGCCCAATTCTGAAATGAACTGTTAGGAGCTTGGACTCATGGAAATCTTTGACTACGACAACATCCTGCTTTTGCCCCGCAAGTGCCGCGTGGAAAGCCGCTCGGAATGCGATGCCAGCGTGGAACTCGGTGGCCACACCTTCCGCCTCCCCGCCGTGCCTGCCAACATGAAGACCGTGGTGGATGAAAACATCTGCACATGGCTCGCGCAGAACGGCTATTTCTACGTGATGCACCGCTTCGATCTGGACAATGTCCAGTTCACCAAGGACATGCACGCCAAGGGCTGCTTTGCCTCGATCTCGCTGGGCGTCAAGCAGCCCGACTACGACACCGTCGACGAATTCGTGGGCGAAGGCATCACGCCCGAGTACATCACCATCGACATCGCCCACGGCCATGCCGACAGCGTGAAGAACATGATCGGCTACTTGAAGGAAAAGCTGCCCAAGTCCTTCGTGATCGCAGGCAACGTGGGCACGCCCGAAGCCGTGATCGATCTCGAAAACTGGGGCGCCGACGCCACCAAGGTCGGCATCGGCCCAGGCAAGGTCTGCATCACCAAGCTCAAGACCGGCTTCGGCACGGGCGGCTGGCAACTCTCTGCGCTCAAGTGGTGCGCGCGTGTGGCCACCAAGCCCATCATTGCCGACGGCGGCATCCGCAGCCACGGCGACATCGCCAAGAGCATCCGCTTTGGCGCCAGCATGGTGATGATCGGCTCGCTGTTTGCAGGCCACGAAGAATCGCCGGGCAAGACCGTCGAGGAAAACGGCCAGCGCTTCAAGGAATACTACGGCTCGGCATCCGACTTCAACAAGGGCGAGTACAAGCACGTCGAAGGCAAGCGCATTCTCGAACCGGTGAAGGGCAACCTTGCCAACACGCTGATCGAGATGGAGCAGGACGTGCAATCGTCGATCAGCTACGCGGGCGGCAAGAAGCTCATGGACATCCGCAAGGTGAACTACGTGATCCTCGGCGGCGACAACGCTGGCGAACATCTGCTCATGTGAACGTGACGATTTTCGGGGCCGCCACAACAAGAAAGTTGTGACAGCAGCGCGAAATTTCTTGAAGAATTTCCGCTTTTTCCGAGAGCGCTCACAATTTGGTGCATAATAGCGGCTTCGGCAAAATGCTGAACGCTAAGGGCTCTTAGCTCAGTTGGTAGAGCAGCGGACTCTTAATCCGTTGGTCGAGTGTTCGAATCACTCAGGGCCCACCAAACAAAGAAACCCGCTGCAACTTCACGGTTGCAGCGGGTTTTCTCTTCAAGCACAGCGTTCACTTCCGTCGAAAACCCTCTGATGTCGATTGAATTTTTGCTTTTTCTGCAGACTTCATTTTTCGATGTATAATTCGAGGCTTCGGTTTTCAGACATTGTTTGATCACCAGAAGGGCTCTTAGCTCAGTTGGTAGAGCAGCGGACTCTTAATCCGTTGGTCGAGTGTTCGAATCACTCAGGGCCCACCAAAACAGCGACGCGCTGCAATCTCACGGTTGCAGCGCGTTTTCGCTTGTGCGGTGCATACACCATCCTTGACCGCCGATTGTTCAACAATACTCAAGGATTTCCCCATTGGCACAGTCCACTCCTCGTGCGCCAATCGGAGCTTTGTCTTTTTTGCTCAAAACTCCAGCGACATGCGCACTCACCACTCGATCCTCTCCTCCCTCACGCTGGCTGCGAGCCTGGCGCTCGGCTCCTTCGCGGCACACGCGGCCGACTATCCGACCAAACCCGTCGAACTGATCGCCTCGGCTGCCGCAGGCGGCGGCACGGATAACATGGCGCGTGCCTTCACCGAAGCGGCGCGCAAGCATTTCCCGCAGCCCATCGTCGTGGTGAACCGCCCCGGCGCGGCCAGCTCGATCGGATTCACCGAAGTCGCCAACGCCAAGCCCGATGGCTACAAGCTCGGCATCATCACCGTGAATCTGGCGATTCTTCCCGCGCTCAATCTGACCAAGGTGACGGTCGAGGACTACATCTACATCGCGCGCCTGAACAATGACCCGTCCGCCATCACCGTGCGTGCGGATGCGCCGTGGAAGACCATCGAAGAATTCCTCGCCGAGGCACGCAAGAACCCCGGCAAGCTGCAGGTGGGCAACGCGGGCATCGGCGATGCGTGGCACGTGGCCGCACTCGCGCTCGAAGAAAAGACCAAGACCAGCTTCAACCATGTGCCTTATCAAGGCGGCAATCCCGCCGTGCTGAGCCTGCTCGGCGGACATGTGGATGCCGTCACCGTGAGCCCCGGCGAAGTCGCGCAACACGTGGCCGCAGGCAAGCTGCGCATGCTTGCCGTGATGGCCGATCAACGCATGCCCGGCGTGTTTGCGCAGACACCGACCTTCAAGGAACGCGGCATCGACCTGACCGTGGGTGCATGGCGCGGCCTGGTCGCACCAAAGGGCACGCCGGACGTCGTCGTGAAGACGCTCAAGGAAATGGCG
This genomic stretch from Diaphorobacter sp. HDW4B harbors:
- a CDS encoding tripartite tricarboxylate transporter substrate binding protein — translated: MRTHHSILSSLTLAASLALGSFAAHAADYPTKPVELIASAAAGGGTDNMARAFTEAARKHFPQPIVVVNRPGAASSIGFTEVANAKPDGYKLGIITVNLAILPALNLTKVTVEDYIYIARLNNDPSAITVRADAPWKTIEEFLAEARKNPGKLQVGNAGIGDAWHVAALALEEKTKTSFNHVPYQGGNPAVLSLLGGHVDAVTVSPGEVAQHVAAGKLRMLAVMADQRMPGVFAQTPTFKERGIDLTVGAWRGLVAPKGTPDVVVKTLKEMARKAGNEASFRETLEKTNLGWSYGEGDVFLKQILGDREMFKGILAKLDINK
- a CDS encoding GMP reductase codes for the protein MEIFDYDNILLLPRKCRVESRSECDASVELGGHTFRLPAVPANMKTVVDENICTWLAQNGYFYVMHRFDLDNVQFTKDMHAKGCFASISLGVKQPDYDTVDEFVGEGITPEYITIDIAHGHADSVKNMIGYLKEKLPKSFVIAGNVGTPEAVIDLENWGADATKVGIGPGKVCITKLKTGFGTGGWQLSALKWCARVATKPIIADGGIRSHGDIAKSIRFGASMVMIGSLFAGHEESPGKTVEENGQRFKEYYGSASDFNKGEYKHVEGKRILEPVKGNLANTLIEMEQDVQSSISYAGGKKLMDIRKVNYVILGGDNAGEHLLM